The sequence CTGAGCATTGGCGGCAACCATTTTATTCATGCTCTGCGAAGAAACATTGATATCAACATTATCCTCTTCAACAATCAGATTTATGGGCTGACGAAAGGGCAATATTCACCCACATCTGAGATGGGGAAGGTGACAAAATCGACCCCTTTCGGTTCACTTGACAGACCGTTCAATCCACCCGCGGTAGCATTGGGATCTCAAGCTACGTTTGTGGCGCGGACTGTGGACAAATATGTGCACCATATGCAGAACATGTTACGTCGCCAGTACGATCATAAAGGGACAGCATTTCTGGAAGTATACCAGAATTGTCTCATTTTCAATGATGGTGCCTTCAAAAAGCTGTCGGACAGGAAGATCAGGGACGACAATGTTCTTTTTTTAGAGCACAGCAAACCGATGATTTTTGGCAAAGAAAAGAATAAGGGACTTCGTCTTGACGGGTCGACGCCCCAGGTTGTATCGCTTGAGAAAGACTATTCGCAAGACGATCTGGTAGTCCATGATGAGAACGACCGCAACTTGGCCGGGATTCTGGCAAACCTGACCTATATGCACGAGTTCCCGGCGCCTGTGGGAGTTCTATATCAGGAGGAAGAGCAGACCTATGACGATCTTCTCGTGCAGCAGATTGAGCAAGCGAAAGAAAAACTTGGCGAAGGTGATCTTCAGACGCTTATAGCAGGGACG is a genomic window of Candidatus Neomarinimicrobiota bacterium containing:
- a CDS encoding thiamine pyrophosphate-dependent enzyme, translating into LSIGGNHFIHALRRNIDINIILFNNQIYGLTKGQYSPTSEMGKVTKSTPFGSLDRPFNPPAVALGSQATFVARTVDKYVHHMQNMLRRQYDHKGTAFLEVYQNCLIFNDGAFKKLSDRKIRDDNVLFLEHSKPMIFGKEKNKGLRLDGSTPQVVSLEKDYSQDDLVVHDENDRNLAGILANLTYMHEFPAPVGVLYQEEEQTYDDLLVQQIEQAKEKLGEGDLQTLIAGTDTWEVS